The Leptospira paudalimensis region TTGTGCAGGAAAAAGCCGAAGCACTTGGTTCACGTATGGAAGATGTTTACAGAAAACTTTCTCTTCTCCGTGACCAATCGAATCGGGAAATTGAAGCAAAAGTAAACCACCTCAATACTGTTTCCGAAAACATCAAATCTCTTAATGAAAAAATTACGAAATCACAAGCATTAGGTGACAATCCAAATGACCTTTTGGATAGAAGAGACGAGCTTTTACAAGAATTAGCTGGGATGGCTGACATCACCATCGGACGTAACGATGAAGATGAACTGATGGTTTTTATTGGCCAACAAATCCTCATCCAAGGGCAAAAGGTTCACAAAATTGATTTGGTAGGGAATCCAAACAATGATGGACTACTTGATTTAAAATGGTCTGAAACTGGCGATACAGTTCTCCTGAGAAAAGGGAGTATCCAAGCCCTTTACGAAATCAGAGATAGAATCTTAGTCGAAAAAATCAATGCTGTGGATGCACTTGCGATCAATGCCATGGATGTGATCAACGAAATCCATAAAGATGGATTTGGACTGAATGGCAAAACCAATGTGAACTTCTTTGAACAAAGAGCTCTTGCTACCAATACCTTCGGGGAAATCGATACTGATGGTGATGGACTCAACGATAAAACAGCAGTGTTTCGAGTGACAGGTCGCACTTCTCTTGATCCTGATCGCCCCATTGGAATCTCAGGGACCATGCGATTTTTAAAAGCAAGTCCTGGAGGCGAAACAGAAATCCTTGTACCGTATTCCAAAGATGATACCTTAAATGCGGTTATCAAACGAATCAATCGTTCTGAAACTGGTGTTGTGGCTTACATGTCGCATGACAACCAATTGGCGCTAAAGAGTACGACAAACCCACAAGACAAAAAAGAAAACTTTATGATCCGCCACTTGGAAGATTCTGGAGAACTCCTTGTGGGTCTCACTGGAATTTTGACTGCCTCTGGTGTATCGGGATCGTTTGATTACCGAAAAATTGGTGAGATCAATAAATTCCAAGCGAATGCACAAGACATCACACTCACACCGATGTACCACCCCTCTTCATTCTTTAAAATGTCTGATGATGTGAGAAATAACCCAGCTAATATTGCCGCAGGTCGAGGTAAAGATGTGAATGGTTCCGGTGATTACAATTCACCAAACGGTCAAAAAGACGGATCCAATGCACTTCTTATCGCAGCGGCTCTGCGTGAAAAACCAGTGATGTTTGATTATTCCAAAACAACTGATGATTTTTACAACTCACTGATTTCAAGACTGGGAACCGAAGCTCGTGAAGCGAAACAAGAGTATACGACACAAAACGAACTGATGGTGGAATTAGAAAACATGCGCCAATCAGTTATGGGTGTGAATTTAGATGAGGAGATGGCCAATATGGTTCAG contains the following coding sequences:
- the flgK gene encoding flagellar hook-associated protein FlgK, which translates into the protein MGSTFQGIEIGKRGLSVHQQAIQTTGHNISNADNKHYARQRVVMNSMDPIYDPAFNRAEVPGQIGQGVKISEIERVRDNFIDDRIIDSSSLKEYWGKKNDYLYQVETVFNEPTGTTLRSMMDQFWSSWEDLSNYPEETAHRAVVQEKAEALGSRMEDVYRKLSLLRDQSNREIEAKVNHLNTVSENIKSLNEKITKSQALGDNPNDLLDRRDELLQELAGMADITIGRNDEDELMVFIGQQILIQGQKVHKIDLVGNPNNDGLLDLKWSETGDTVLLRKGSIQALYEIRDRILVEKINAVDALAINAMDVINEIHKDGFGLNGKTNVNFFEQRALATNTFGEIDTDGDGLNDKTAVFRVTGRTSLDPDRPIGISGTMRFLKASPGGETEILVPYSKDDTLNAVIKRINRSETGVVAYMSHDNQLALKSTTNPQDKKENFMIRHLEDSGELLVGLTGILTASGVSGSFDYRKIGEINKFQANAQDITLTPMYHPSSFFKMSDDVRNNPANIAAGRGKDVNGSGDYNSPNGQKDGSNALLIAAALREKPVMFDYSKTTDDFYNSLISRLGTEAREAKQEYTTQNELMVELENMRQSVMGVNLDEEMANMVQFQQSYNASARMISTLNEMLDTIINRLGV